In the Streptomyces sp. cg36 genome, one interval contains:
- a CDS encoding acyl-CoA dehydrogenase family protein: MDEYAAELRGGPECPADVKELRDRVAAFVRERVEPHEPVLDAGGPAARTALRTLQDEARAQGLWALAHPIALGGQGLPLRSYAQVAEAEGASDHGPAALGSASLLDVLMLSAHGSAATGPAYARRLTAGELRACYAMTEPDVPGTDPFLTATRAEQLPDGGWRITGRKWFTSGAADADLVTVLARTDGRPGDRDGLSLLVVPTALPGFRVVRELPVLGAGGQWEIALDGVVVGPDHLVGARGAALTVAAERLQLGRTLRCLRWLGQAGRAFDLLRDRAATRTRSRGRLGDLQLVQLHVFEALLSLRTTRPLVYEAVALLDAGRDAHVEVGLAKVAAARMLQQVADAAIQVHGAAGLGPDTPLPALFRTGRAARILDGPDELHITSVARRVLRG, translated from the coding sequence GTGGACGAGTACGCGGCGGAGCTGCGGGGCGGGCCGGAATGCCCGGCCGACGTGAAGGAGTTGCGCGACCGCGTGGCCGCCTTCGTACGCGAACGCGTCGAGCCCCACGAGCCGGTGCTCGACGCGGGCGGCCCGGCCGCGCGCACGGCGCTGCGCACCCTTCAGGACGAGGCGCGCGCACAGGGCCTGTGGGCGCTCGCGCACCCGATCGCGCTCGGCGGCCAGGGGCTGCCCCTGCGGTCGTACGCGCAGGTCGCCGAGGCCGAGGGAGCCAGCGACCACGGGCCCGCCGCCCTGGGCTCGGCCTCGCTCCTGGACGTCTTGATGCTGAGCGCCCACGGGAGCGCCGCCACCGGCCCCGCGTACGCGCGCCGGCTCACCGCCGGGGAACTGCGGGCCTGCTACGCGATGACCGAACCGGACGTCCCGGGCACCGACCCCTTCCTGACGGCCACCCGCGCGGAGCAACTACCGGACGGCGGCTGGCGGATCACCGGACGCAAGTGGTTCACCAGCGGGGCCGCGGACGCCGACCTGGTGACCGTGCTGGCCCGCACGGACGGCCGCCCCGGCGACCGCGACGGCCTCTCCCTGCTCGTGGTGCCGACCGCTCTTCCCGGCTTCCGCGTGGTGCGCGAGCTGCCGGTGCTGGGCGCGGGCGGACAGTGGGAGATCGCCCTGGACGGGGTCGTGGTCGGCCCGGACCACCTCGTCGGAGCCAGGGGAGCCGCGCTGACCGTCGCCGCCGAACGCCTCCAGCTCGGCCGCACCCTGCGCTGTCTGCGCTGGCTGGGCCAGGCCGGGCGGGCGTTCGACCTGCTGCGCGACCGCGCGGCGACCCGCACCCGCTCACGGGGGCGGCTCGGCGACCTCCAGCTCGTCCAACTCCACGTCTTCGAGGCCCTGCTGTCCCTGCGCACCACCCGGCCCCTGGTCTACGAGGCGGTGGCGCTGCTGGACGCGGGCCGGGACGCCCACGTCGAGGTGGGGCTCGCCAAGGTCGCGGCGGCCCGGATGCTCCAGCAGGTGGCGGACGCGGCGATCCAGGTGCACGGCGCGGCCGGGCTGGGCCCGGACACCCCGCTGCCCGCCCTGTTCCGAACGGGCCGCGCGGCCCGCATCCTGGACGGCCCGGACGAGCTGCACATCACGTCGGTGGCGCGGAGGGTGTTGCGGGGGTGA
- the scpA gene encoding methylmalonyl-CoA mutase has translation MTIPDFSELPLTPEAPGDGFEDQWRTAVKESTGRADGEMLWETPEGIAVKPLYTSRDLEGLDFLETYPGVAPYLRGPYPTMYVNQPWTIRQYAGFSTAEESNAFYRRNLAAGQKGLSVAFDLPTHRGYDSDHPRVTGDVGMAGVAIDSIYDMRQLFDGIPLDRMTVSMTMNGAVLPVLALYIVAAEEQGVPPEKLAGTIQNDILKEFMVRNTYIYPPGPSMRIISDIFAYTSQRMPRYNSISISGYHIQEAGATADLELAYTLADGVEYLRAGQAAGLDVDAFAPRLSFFWAIGMNFFMEIAKMRAARLLWARLVKQFDPKNTKSLSLRTHSQTSGWSLTAQDVFNNVTRTCVEAMAATQGHTQSLHTNALDEALALPTDFSARIARNTQLLIQQESGTTRSIDPWGGSAYVEKLTYDLARRAWQHIQEVEAAGGMAQAIDAGIPKLRVEEAAARTQARIDSGRQPVIGVNKYRVENDEQIDVLKVDNSSVRAQQIAKLRRLREERDEAACQDALRALTDAASSGTGNLLELAVNAARAKSTVGEISDALEKVYGRHAAQTRTISGVYRTEAGESPSVERTRALVDRFDEAEGRRPRILVAKMGQDGHDRGQKVIATAFADLGFDVDVGPLFQTPAEVARQAVEADVHIVGVSSLAAGHLTLVPALREELAAEGREDIMVVVGGVIPPQDVPTLLEMGAAAVFPPGTVIPDAAYDLVTRLGAALGHDEL, from the coding sequence ATGACGATCCCCGACTTCTCGGAGCTGCCGCTGACGCCGGAGGCCCCCGGCGACGGTTTTGAGGACCAGTGGCGTACGGCGGTGAAGGAGTCCACCGGGAGAGCCGACGGCGAGATGCTGTGGGAGACCCCGGAGGGCATCGCCGTCAAGCCGCTCTACACCTCGCGCGACCTGGAGGGCCTGGACTTCCTGGAGACGTATCCGGGGGTGGCGCCGTATCTGCGCGGCCCCTACCCGACGATGTACGTCAACCAGCCCTGGACGATCCGGCAGTACGCCGGGTTCTCCACGGCCGAGGAGTCCAACGCCTTCTACCGGCGCAATCTGGCGGCCGGCCAGAAGGGCCTGTCGGTCGCCTTCGACCTGCCGACCCACCGCGGCTACGACAGCGACCACCCGCGCGTCACCGGTGACGTCGGCATGGCGGGCGTGGCGATCGACTCCATCTACGACATGCGCCAGCTGTTCGACGGGATCCCGCTGGACAGGATGACGGTGTCGATGACGATGAACGGCGCGGTGCTGCCCGTTCTCGCGCTCTACATCGTGGCCGCCGAGGAGCAGGGCGTACCGCCCGAGAAGCTGGCCGGGACCATCCAGAACGACATCCTCAAGGAGTTCATGGTCCGCAACACCTACATCTATCCGCCGGGTCCCTCGATGCGGATCATCTCCGACATCTTCGCGTACACCTCGCAGCGGATGCCGCGCTACAACTCGATCTCCATCTCGGGCTACCACATCCAGGAAGCGGGTGCGACCGCCGATCTGGAGCTGGCGTACACGCTGGCGGACGGGGTGGAGTACCTGCGGGCCGGACAGGCGGCGGGGCTGGACGTCGACGCGTTCGCGCCCCGGCTCTCCTTCTTCTGGGCCATCGGCATGAACTTCTTCATGGAGATCGCGAAGATGCGCGCGGCCCGGCTGCTGTGGGCGCGGCTGGTCAAGCAGTTCGACCCGAAGAACACCAAGTCCCTCTCGCTGCGCACCCATTCGCAGACCTCGGGCTGGTCGCTGACCGCCCAGGACGTGTTCAACAACGTCACCCGCACCTGCGTGGAGGCGATGGCCGCCACCCAGGGCCACACCCAGTCGCTGCACACCAACGCGCTCGACGAGGCGCTGGCCCTGCCGACCGACTTCTCGGCGCGCATCGCCCGCAACACCCAGCTGCTCATCCAGCAGGAGTCGGGCACCACGCGGTCCATCGACCCGTGGGGCGGCAGCGCCTACGTGGAGAAGCTCACCTACGACCTGGCGCGCCGGGCCTGGCAGCACATCCAGGAGGTCGAGGCGGCCGGCGGCATGGCCCAGGCCATCGACGCGGGCATCCCGAAGCTGCGCGTCGAGGAGGCCGCCGCCCGCACCCAGGCGCGCATCGACTCCGGGCGCCAGCCGGTGATCGGCGTCAACAAGTACCGGGTGGAGAACGACGAGCAGATCGACGTCCTCAAGGTCGACAACTCCTCGGTGCGCGCCCAGCAGATCGCCAAGCTGCGGCGGCTGCGCGAGGAGCGCGACGAGGCGGCCTGCCAGGACGCGCTGCGCGCGCTGACGGACGCCGCGTCCTCCGGCACCGGCAACCTGCTGGAGCTGGCCGTGAACGCGGCCCGCGCCAAGTCGACGGTCGGCGAGATCTCGGACGCGCTGGAGAAGGTGTACGGGCGCCACGCGGCGCAGACCCGTACGATCTCCGGCGTGTACCGCACCGAAGCAGGGGAGTCGCCTTCCGTGGAGCGCACCCGCGCCCTGGTGGACCGCTTCGACGAGGCGGAGGGCCGCCGTCCGCGCATCCTGGTCGCCAAGATGGGCCAGGACGGCCACGACCGCGGCCAGAAGGTGATCGCCACCGCCTTCGCCGACCTGGGCTTCGACGTCGACGTCGGCCCGCTCTTCCAGACCCCGGCCGAGGTGGCCCGGCAGGCGGTCGAGGCGGACGTGCACATCGTCGGTGTGTCGTCGCTGGCCGCGGGCCACCTCACCCTCGTCCCGGCGCTCCGCGAGGAGCTGGCGGCCGAGGGACGGGAGGACATCATGGTCGTCGTCGGCGGTGTCATCCCGCCGCAGGACGTCCCGACCCTCCTGGAGATGGGCGCGGCGGCGGTCTTCCCGCCCGGCACGGTCATCCCGGACGCGGCGTACGACCTGGTGACGCGGCTCGGCGCGGCGCTGGGCCACGACGAGCTGTAG
- a CDS encoding CoA transferase has protein sequence MAAVSAGPAEAARTVAGGTAGPLHGPLHGLRPSASGPAGPGSALVAEHLRLLGAEPAERAEPAERAGTPDAAGTARIALSGAGFAEFTAHTSWGASPTVVDEATVQAATGIMAVHGRRDGVPRGLAADYAATAAGVLTVQGLLAGLLAQARGGAGSGVRVSAERAALLTVSQYLAAEGAEEAEAAELAPGGPPFTSRDGVVFELETLDPGAWAAFWRGIGAPEEAVRRGWRPFQFRYATACAPFPEALHDTVRATGWERVRGAADASGAEVCPLYTLAERAAEDDGAAPWTLASCGAGEAREAARSPAPGGPLAGLTVLEAGRRIQAPLAAHLLGLLGADVVRIEPPGGDPLRGMPPACGGVSARWLALNRGKRAVELDIKSAGGRRELLGLAAGADVFLHNWAPGNAARLGLDRDDLAVANPALVYAYTSGWADRLVDAPMGTDFMVQARTGVGEAVRPAGEAPAPSLMTLLDVLGGLLGAEAVLGGLLLRERTGRGVRVDSSLLGAADVLTAPARRRVARGLDPRRPAGFRRPVATRDGWVAPADACADAVAAYDLGGLSTADAQELLGGHGLAATTVTTDLGALAHDPRFAPSMGRDPHGALAVPDPWSFL, from the coding sequence ATGGCAGCAGTTTCCGCCGGCCCTGCCGAAGCGGCGAGAACCGTCGCCGGGGGCACCGCCGGGCCGCTCCACGGCCCACTGCACGGGCTGCGCCCCAGCGCGTCCGGACCGGCCGGGCCCGGGTCCGCGCTGGTCGCGGAGCACCTGCGGCTGCTCGGCGCGGAGCCCGCCGAGCGTGCCGAGCCCGCCGAGCGCGCCGGCACCCCCGACGCGGCCGGCACCGCACGCATCGCGCTCTCCGGGGCCGGTTTCGCCGAGTTCACCGCCCACACCTCCTGGGGCGCCTCGCCCACGGTCGTCGACGAGGCGACCGTGCAGGCCGCGACCGGCATCATGGCGGTGCACGGCCGCCGCGACGGCGTGCCGCGCGGGCTGGCCGCCGACTACGCGGCCACCGCCGCCGGGGTGCTCACCGTGCAGGGTCTGCTCGCGGGGCTGCTCGCGCAGGCGCGCGGCGGCGCGGGGAGCGGGGTGCGGGTCAGTGCGGAGCGGGCGGCGCTGCTGACCGTGTCGCAGTATCTGGCCGCCGAGGGCGCCGAGGAGGCGGAGGCGGCCGAACTCGCCCCGGGCGGCCCGCCGTTCACCTCCCGCGACGGGGTGGTCTTCGAGCTGGAGACCCTGGATCCGGGTGCGTGGGCCGCGTTCTGGCGGGGGATCGGCGCGCCCGAGGAGGCGGTCCGCCGGGGGTGGCGGCCGTTCCAGTTCCGGTACGCGACGGCGTGCGCGCCCTTCCCGGAGGCCCTGCACGACACCGTGCGGGCGACCGGGTGGGAGCGGGTGCGCGGCGCGGCCGACGCGTCGGGCGCCGAGGTGTGCCCGCTGTACACGCTGGCCGAGCGGGCCGCCGAGGACGACGGGGCCGCGCCCTGGACGCTGGCCTCTTGCGGCGCGGGTGAGGCGCGCGAAGCCGCCCGCTCCCCCGCTCCCGGCGGTCCGCTGGCGGGGCTGACCGTGCTGGAGGCGGGGCGCCGCATCCAGGCGCCGCTCGCCGCGCATCTGCTCGGGCTGCTCGGGGCCGATGTCGTACGGATCGAGCCGCCGGGCGGTGACCCGCTGCGCGGGATGCCGCCCGCGTGCGGCGGGGTGTCCGCGCGCTGGCTGGCGCTCAACCGGGGCAAGCGGGCGGTGGAGCTGGACATCAAGTCCGCGGGCGGGCGCCGCGAGCTGCTGGGGCTGGCGGCCGGGGCCGATGTGTTCCTGCACAACTGGGCGCCGGGCAACGCGGCCCGGCTCGGTCTCGACCGGGACGACCTGGCGGTGGCGAACCCCGCGCTGGTGTACGCGTACACCAGCGGCTGGGCGGACCGGCTGGTGGACGCGCCGATGGGCACCGACTTCATGGTGCAGGCCCGTACCGGGGTCGGTGAGGCCGTGCGGCCTGCGGGCGAGGCGCCCGCGCCGTCCCTGATGACGCTGCTCGACGTGCTCGGCGGGCTGCTGGGCGCGGAGGCGGTCCTGGGCGGGCTGCTGCTGCGCGAGCGTACGGGCCGGGGCGTGCGGGTGGACTCCTCGCTGCTGGGGGCCGCCGACGTGCTCACCGCGCCCGCCCGCCGCCGTGTCGCGCGGGGGCTCGATCCGCGGCGCCCGGCCGGGTTCCGGCGGCCGGTGGCGACCCGGGACGGCTGGGTGGCACCGGCCGACGCGTGCGCCGATGCGGTGGCCGCGTACGACCTCGGCGGGCTGTCCACCGCCGATGCCCAGGAGCTGCTGGGCGGGCACGGGCTGGCGGCGACCACCGTCACCACCGACCTCGGCGCCCTGGCGCACGATCCGCGTTTCGCCCCTTCGATGGGCCGCGACCCGCACGGCGCCCTCGCCGTGCCCGACCCCTGGAGCTTTCTGTGA
- the mutA gene encoding methylmalonyl-CoA mutase small subunit, with translation MTVLPDDGLSLAAEFPDATHEQWQRLVEGVLRKSGKDVSGTAAEEALSTPVEDGLTTRPLYTARDTAPDAGYPGFAPFVRGRRAEGNAADGWGVRQRHAGTDPARVNEAVLADLENGVTSLWLPVGRGGIPVSGLARALDGVYLDLAPVALDAGSDYEPAARELLRLYAERGVPDDAARGTLGADPLGHEARTGEELDPAAALELARLCAGRHPGLRALTVDALPYHEAGGSAAQELGASLATGVAYLRALTGAGLSVEAACGQLEFRYAATADQFLTIAKLRAARRLWARVAEASGAPAAGGQRQHAVTSPVMMTRRDPWVNMLRTTVACLGAGVGGADAVTVLPFDHSLGLPDAFARRIARNTSAILLEESHLARVIDPAGGSWYVERLTAELADAAWEFFRTIERAGGQAAALRSGLIAERLAATWAERSRELAKRREPVTGVSEFPHLAERAVAREPAPAQPSGGLPRVRRDEAFEELRTRSDARLTETGARPKVFLAALGPAAAHTGRATFAANLFQAGGIEPVHDPVSVDASTVAGAFAASGAEVACLCSSDALYTEQAEAVAEALRSAGARRVYLAGRGDFAGVDEYVFAGCDAVAVLSSALDLMGVAS, from the coding sequence ATGACGGTCCTGCCTGACGACGGGCTTTCGCTGGCCGCCGAGTTCCCTGATGCAACCCATGAGCAGTGGCAGCGCCTCGTGGAAGGCGTGCTGCGCAAATCGGGTAAAGATGTCTCGGGCACGGCTGCCGAGGAGGCGCTGTCCACCCCCGTGGAGGACGGGCTCACCACCCGGCCCCTGTACACCGCGCGCGACACCGCGCCCGATGCCGGTTACCCCGGCTTCGCCCCCTTTGTCCGAGGCCGCCGGGCCGAGGGCAACGCGGCCGACGGCTGGGGCGTACGACAGCGCCACGCCGGAACGGATCCCGCGCGGGTCAACGAGGCCGTGCTCGCGGACCTGGAGAACGGCGTCACCTCGCTCTGGCTGCCCGTGGGCCGGGGCGGGATCCCCGTCTCCGGACTCGCGCGCGCCCTCGACGGCGTCTACCTCGACCTCGCGCCGGTGGCCCTGGACGCGGGAAGCGACTATGAGCCCGCCGCACGCGAGCTGCTGCGCCTGTACGCCGAGCGCGGTGTCCCGGACGACGCCGCGCGCGGCACCCTCGGCGCCGACCCGCTCGGCCACGAGGCCCGTACCGGCGAGGAGCTGGACCCGGCCGCCGCCCTGGAGCTGGCCCGGCTGTGCGCCGGGCGCCACCCCGGGCTGCGCGCGCTCACCGTGGACGCGCTGCCGTACCACGAGGCGGGCGGCTCGGCCGCCCAGGAGCTCGGCGCGTCACTGGCCACCGGCGTCGCCTATCTGCGCGCGCTGACCGGGGCGGGCCTCTCCGTCGAGGCGGCCTGCGGCCAGCTGGAGTTCCGTTACGCGGCCACCGCCGACCAGTTCCTCACCATCGCCAAACTGCGCGCGGCGCGCCGGCTGTGGGCGCGCGTCGCCGAGGCGAGCGGCGCTCCCGCCGCCGGCGGACAGCGCCAGCACGCGGTGACGTCGCCGGTGATGATGACCCGTCGCGACCCGTGGGTGAACATGCTGCGGACCACGGTGGCCTGCCTGGGCGCCGGGGTCGGCGGCGCGGACGCCGTCACGGTGCTGCCCTTCGACCACTCGCTGGGCCTGCCGGACGCCTTCGCGCGCCGCATCGCCCGCAACACCTCCGCCATCCTGCTGGAGGAGTCGCACCTGGCCAGGGTCATCGACCCGGCGGGCGGCTCCTGGTACGTGGAGCGGCTCACCGCCGAACTCGCCGACGCCGCCTGGGAGTTCTTCCGCACGATCGAGCGCGCGGGCGGCCAGGCCGCGGCGCTGCGCTCCGGCCTGATCGCCGAGCGGCTCGCCGCGACCTGGGCGGAGCGCTCGCGCGAGCTGGCCAAGCGCCGCGAACCGGTCACCGGCGTCAGCGAGTTCCCGCACCTCGCGGAGCGCGCCGTCGCGCGCGAACCCGCCCCGGCCCAGCCCTCGGGAGGACTTCCCCGGGTGCGCCGCGACGAGGCGTTCGAGGAGCTCCGCACCCGCTCGGACGCACGGCTGACGGAGACCGGGGCGCGCCCCAAGGTGTTCCTGGCCGCGCTCGGCCCGGCCGCCGCGCACACCGGCCGCGCCACCTTCGCCGCCAACCTCTTCCAGGCGGGCGGCATCGAGCCGGTCCACGACCCGGTGTCGGTGGACGCGTCGACCGTCGCCGGGGCGTTCGCCGCCAGCGGCGCCGAAGTGGCCTGTCTGTGCTCCTCCGACGCCCTCTACACCGAGCAGGCCGAGGCCGTCGCCGAGGCCCTGCGGTCCGCCGGTGCCCGCCGCGTGTACCTGGCCGGGCGCGGTGACTTCGCCGGTGTCGACGAGTACGTCTTCGCGGGTTGCGACGCCGTGGCCGTGCTCTCCTCCGCCCTCGACCTCATGGGAGTGGCGTCATGA
- a CDS encoding sugar ABC transporter permease → MSAPEWAGPALDALLGRVAATRDHVGARFPLFAEPGSGEWTTTRRGSWTGGFWAGLLWLRARRTGRPTDHATARACAARLAEWLDADTSTRGLIFWYGTVPAHEDPDSGALRARAALACRNAFEPDHGVVPWGTAFGGPRLAARTDGVPGTVPLLATADPAAADSHLRRHLTVFTDSPPTWSRGRAWLLLGVAEGVRHLGAQDLAPTADRLTGPALVPLADERHPDGPLDTSAAAITAYALLLLDREAEATAILDRLVHSHLTTDGRLLDGCYEWGEGTGTEVGAGTGTAVRHELIWGSFFLASALEMLVEGLTADG, encoded by the coding sequence ATGAGCGCGCCGGAGTGGGCGGGTCCGGCCCTGGACGCGCTGCTCGGGCGGGTCGCCGCCACCCGGGACCACGTGGGGGCGCGCTTCCCGCTGTTCGCCGAACCCGGCTCCGGAGAGTGGACGACGACCCGGCGCGGCTCGTGGACCGGTGGCTTCTGGGCCGGGCTGCTGTGGCTGCGCGCCCGCCGCACGGGCCGGCCCACCGACCACGCCACCGCCCGCGCCTGCGCGGCCCGCCTCGCGGAGTGGCTGGACGCGGACACCTCCACCCGCGGACTCATCTTCTGGTACGGAACGGTCCCGGCCCACGAAGACCCCGACAGCGGCGCCCTGCGCGCCCGCGCCGCCCTGGCCTGCCGGAACGCCTTCGAACCGGATCACGGCGTGGTGCCCTGGGGCACGGCGTTCGGCGGCCCCCGCCTCGCCGCCCGCACCGACGGCGTACCCGGCACGGTCCCGCTGCTCGCCACCGCGGACCCCGCCGCGGCCGACTCCCATCTGCGCCGCCACCTCACGGTGTTCACCGACTCGCCGCCCACCTGGTCCCGGGGCCGGGCCTGGCTGCTCCTCGGCGTGGCCGAGGGCGTACGCCACCTGGGCGCCCAGGACCTGGCCCCGACCGCCGACCGCCTGACCGGCCCGGCACTCGTCCCCCTCGCCGACGAACGGCACCCCGACGGCCCGCTCGACACCTCCGCCGCGGCCATCACGGCCTACGCCCTGCTCCTGCTGGACCGCGAGGCGGAAGCGACCGCGATCCTCGACCGTCTCGTGCACAGCCATCTGACGACCGACGGGCGTCTGCTGGACGGGTGCTATGAGTGGGGAGAGGGGACTGGGACAGAGGTGGGGGCGGGGACAGGGACTGCCGTGCGGCATGAGCTGATCTGGGGGAGCTTCTTCTTGGCGAGTGCGTTGGAGATGTTGGTGGAGGGGCTGACGGCTGACGGCTGA
- a CDS encoding sigma-70 family RNA polymerase sigma factor, whose translation MITPALPSSRDESTDQAITAWALAARAGDPEAVEHFVRALHRDVRRYVTYLGADPQAADDLTQDTFLRALGSLHRFEGRSSARTWLLSIARRAVIDNLRYAAARPRVSDTDDWQSAAERAQPRGLPGFDDGVVLADLLAALPDERREAFVLTQLLGLPYADAAQVSNCPVGTVRSRVARARAALIERLRHAERGELVGAPA comes from the coding sequence GTGATCACTCCTGCCCTGCCCAGCTCGCGCGACGAGTCCACGGACCAGGCGATAACCGCCTGGGCGCTGGCCGCCCGCGCCGGAGACCCCGAGGCCGTGGAGCACTTCGTCCGCGCCCTCCACCGCGACGTACGCCGTTACGTCACCTACCTCGGCGCCGATCCGCAGGCCGCCGACGACCTCACCCAGGACACGTTCCTGCGGGCGCTCGGCAGTCTGCACCGGTTCGAGGGCCGCTCCTCCGCCCGTACCTGGCTGCTGTCGATCGCCCGCCGGGCGGTGATCGACAACCTGCGGTACGCCGCCGCGCGCCCCCGGGTGTCGGACACCGACGACTGGCAGTCGGCCGCCGAGCGCGCCCAGCCGCGCGGGCTGCCCGGCTTCGACGACGGGGTGGTGCTCGCCGATCTGCTGGCCGCGCTGCCGGACGAGCGCCGGGAGGCGTTCGTGCTGACCCAGCTCCTCGGGCTGCCCTACGCGGACGCGGCCCAGGTGAGCAACTGCCCGGTCGGCACGGTCCGTTCCAGGGTGGCGCGGGCCCGCGCGGCCCTCATCGAACGGCTGCGGCACGCCGAGCGCGGCGAACTCGTCGGCGCCCCCGCCTGA
- the meaB gene encoding methylmalonyl Co-A mutase-associated GTPase MeaB: MRIDLDSYAKGVLDGKRAFVARAITLVESTRPDHRALAQQLLTELLPHAGRARRIGISGVPGVGKSTFIDAFGTMLTGLGHRVAVLAVDPSSTRTGGSILGDKTRMERLAVDPAAFVRPSPSAGTLGGVAKATRESMVVMEAAGYDVVLVETVGVGQSETTVANMVDSFLLLTLARTGDQLQGIKKGVLELADVIAVNKADGPHERDAKSAARELAGALRLMHPADAAWTPPVLCCSARESSGLDTVWERLDQHRTLLDSTGRLAAKRRDQQVDWTWTMVRDELLDRLRAHPAVRDLAPALERSVRAGELTPTLAAERILGAFQGGPESTP; encoded by the coding sequence GTGCGCATCGATCTCGACAGTTACGCCAAGGGCGTGCTCGACGGGAAGCGGGCCTTCGTGGCCCGGGCGATCACCCTCGTCGAGTCCACCCGGCCCGACCACCGCGCGCTCGCCCAGCAGTTGCTCACCGAGCTGCTGCCGCACGCGGGCCGCGCGCGGCGGATCGGCATCAGCGGGGTGCCCGGGGTGGGCAAGTCCACCTTCATCGACGCCTTCGGCACGATGCTGACCGGGCTCGGCCACCGGGTGGCGGTCCTGGCCGTCGACCCGTCCTCCACCCGTACGGGCGGCTCCATCCTCGGCGACAAGACGCGGATGGAGCGGCTGGCGGTGGATCCGGCGGCGTTCGTCCGGCCCTCGCCGAGCGCGGGCACGCTGGGCGGCGTCGCCAAGGCCACCCGTGAGTCCATGGTGGTGATGGAGGCCGCCGGCTACGACGTGGTACTGGTGGAGACGGTCGGCGTCGGCCAGTCCGAGACCACGGTCGCGAACATGGTCGACTCGTTCCTGCTGCTCACCCTGGCCCGCACCGGTGACCAGCTCCAGGGCATCAAGAAGGGCGTCCTGGAACTGGCCGACGTGATCGCCGTGAACAAGGCGGACGGCCCGCACGAGCGCGACGCGAAGTCGGCGGCGCGCGAACTGGCGGGCGCGCTGCGGCTGATGCACCCCGCGGACGCGGCCTGGACTCCCCCGGTGCTGTGCTGCAGCGCCCGTGAGTCCAGCGGCCTCGACACCGTGTGGGAGCGCCTGGACCAGCACCGCACGCTGCTCGACTCCACCGGCAGGCTCGCCGCCAAGCGCCGTGACCAGCAGGTCGACTGGACCTGGACGATGGTCCGCGACGAGCTCCTGGACCGGCTGCGCGCCCATCCGGCGGTGCGCGACCTCGCGCCCGCGCTCGAACGGAGCGTGCGCGCGGGCGAACTCACACCGACGCTGGCCGCCGAACGCATCCTGGGCGCGTTCCAGGGCGGGCCCGAGAGCACCCCGTAG
- a CDS encoding MFS transporter, with the protein MTGTVTALLTCAMAFSMLQLFLLGALGPRIVAALDVSPTVLGLTTTIGFGAAAALSPLGGKVVDAVGPRRCLVALLLVSALALALIGAAPGAGFLLAAVALGGLPQALANPATNKAILAAVAPERRGAVTGMKQSGVQLGAFAAGLPLAALAGPAGWRGAVWTAAGTALAAAVWAARVLPADPPPKPAAPIRPPRGAIAWLTGFSLLLGCGIASVNTYLALYGSRRLGLGPTSAAALVAVLGVAGVVGRVGWSKVAGRPERALWLPGLLAAGAVGAALLLAASTYAHPLAWVAAVAVGVFAVSANAVSMVLVMQRAEPGRAGQDSAMVSAGFFAGFAVGPPLFGLLASAHHYGPGWLLVAAEFTGAGAVASVWAVRERATAVRARARETRDTPDAREVRG; encoded by the coding sequence GTGACGGGGACCGTGACGGCGCTGCTGACCTGCGCCATGGCGTTCTCGATGCTCCAGCTGTTCCTGCTGGGCGCGCTCGGCCCGCGCATCGTCGCCGCCCTCGACGTCTCCCCCACGGTGCTCGGCCTCACCACCACGATCGGCTTCGGCGCCGCCGCGGCGCTCTCGCCGCTGGGCGGCAAAGTGGTCGACGCGGTCGGCCCGCGCCGCTGCCTGGTCGCCCTGCTGCTCGTGTCGGCGCTGGCGCTCGCACTGATCGGCGCGGCGCCCGGAGCCGGGTTCCTGCTCGCGGCGGTCGCCCTCGGCGGACTGCCGCAGGCCCTCGCCAACCCCGCCACCAACAAGGCGATCCTGGCCGCCGTGGCGCCCGAACGCCGGGGTGCGGTGACCGGGATGAAGCAGTCCGGCGTGCAGCTGGGCGCCTTCGCGGCCGGGCTGCCGCTCGCCGCCCTGGCCGGACCGGCCGGGTGGCGCGGCGCGGTCTGGACGGCGGCGGGCACGGCGCTGGCCGCCGCCGTCTGGGCGGCCCGGGTACTGCCCGCCGACCCGCCGCCCAAGCCCGCCGCGCCCATCCGGCCGCCGCGCGGCGCGATCGCCTGGCTCACCGGCTTCTCGCTCCTGCTGGGCTGCGGCATCGCCTCGGTCAACACCTACCTCGCGCTGTACGGTTCGCGGCGGCTCGGTCTCGGCCCCACCTCGGCCGCCGCGCTCGTCGCGGTGCTGGGCGTTGCCGGGGTCGTCGGGCGGGTCGGCTGGTCGAAGGTCGCCGGACGCCCCGAACGCGCGCTGTGGCTGCCGGGCCTGCTCGCCGCGGGCGCGGTCGGCGCCGCCCTGCTCCTCGCCGCCTCCACGTACGCGCACCCGCTGGCCTGGGTCGCGGCCGTCGCCGTCGGGGTGTTCGCCGTCTCCGCCAACGCCGTGTCGATGGTCCTGGTCATGCAGCGCGCCGAACCGGGCCGCGCCGGACAGGACTCCGCCATGGTCTCGGCCGGCTTCTTCGCAGGGTTCGCCGTCGGCCCCCCGCTGTTCGGCCTGCTCGCCTCGGCCCACCACTACGGCCCCGGCTGGCTGCTGGTCGCGGCCGAGTTCACCGGCGCGGGCGCGGTGGCCTCGGTGTGGGCGGTACGGGAGCGGGCCACGGCGGTACGCGCGCGTGCCCGGGAAACGCGGGACACCCCGGACGCCCGGGAGGTGCGCGGATGA